One segment of Sulfobacillus thermosulfidooxidans DSM 9293 DNA contains the following:
- the cybH gene encoding Ni/Fe-hydrogenase, b-type cytochrome subunit, with product MTEEKTQKPRHVLFSPATRWMHWLRVGLIAYLVVTGFEIGQPFILYNPLVPTWKDFLMNWVRGTHEMAGFTLIATEIVRIYDFFRTHEFKDARIMFSKEAWKKQLRYYGLFGRQYRHPGVRYGPLQFAFYAAFYLALILISLTGILLFGANYNGPGFGSFIYHQLGFFYPLFGGLVGLRMVHIWLAWSIIFFVVGHVYMVIWNTVENRDGTIDTMLTGTHMQVADSQETE from the coding sequence ATGACGGAAGAAAAGACTCAGAAACCCAGACATGTGTTATTTTCTCCTGCAACCAGGTGGATGCACTGGTTGCGGGTGGGATTAATTGCCTATCTGGTTGTGACAGGATTCGAAATTGGTCAACCTTTTATACTCTATAATCCCTTGGTGCCCACGTGGAAGGATTTCTTAATGAACTGGGTCCGGGGGACACATGAAATGGCAGGTTTCACTTTGATCGCGACCGAAATCGTCCGGATTTATGATTTTTTCCGCACACACGAATTTAAGGATGCTCGCATTATGTTTTCGAAAGAAGCATGGAAAAAGCAGTTGCGGTACTATGGGCTTTTTGGCCGGCAGTACCGGCATCCCGGTGTGCGCTATGGTCCGTTGCAATTTGCGTTTTATGCCGCGTTTTATTTGGCGTTGATTTTGATCTCACTAACCGGAATTCTCCTGTTTGGTGCCAACTATAATGGGCCGGGATTTGGATCCTTCATCTATCATCAATTGGGATTCTTTTACCCGCTGTTTGGGGGATTGGTTGGCTTACGGATGGTCCACATTTGGCTGGCATGGAGCATTATTTTCTTCGTAGTGGGCCATGTTTACATGGTGATTTGGAATACTGTGGAAAATCGTGATGGCACGATTGACACCATGTTGACCGGTACGCACATGCAGGTGGCTGACTCTCAGGAAACGGAGTAG
- a CDS encoding HyaD/HybD family hydrogenase maturation endopeptidase, giving the protein MEKILILGLGNILFSDEGLGVHMAHYLQEKYRFEPAVDVLDGGTLAYQLMDHIALYDHVLIVDAALMSQTPGSIFAFRYEDAVKWGWHITAGAHEIEIVGVLTSLKLLGELPDVQFIAMEPYDIVSTHIGLSPVVRDRMTALEQVIIEKLGSWGIQCTPVREVSFDRSDNDLLDIAPDKTGKENSHVFGASAQSRQGS; this is encoded by the coding sequence ATGGAAAAAATACTGATTTTAGGACTCGGCAATATTTTGTTTTCTGATGAGGGACTCGGTGTGCACATGGCGCATTATCTCCAGGAAAAATACCGGTTTGAGCCAGCTGTGGATGTCTTGGACGGGGGAACCTTAGCGTATCAACTGATGGATCACATCGCGTTGTATGACCATGTTCTCATCGTCGATGCCGCCCTCATGTCCCAAACTCCAGGAAGCATCTTTGCGTTTCGTTACGAAGATGCGGTCAAATGGGGATGGCATATTACCGCCGGGGCGCACGAGATTGAAATTGTCGGCGTTCTCACGTCGCTGAAATTGCTTGGGGAATTGCCCGATGTGCAGTTTATTGCTATGGAACCCTATGACATTGTGAGCACGCACATTGGGCTAAGCCCTGTGGTACGAGACCGGATGACGGCTCTGGAACAGGTGATCATCGAAAAATTGGGGAGTTGGGGCATTCAATGCACCCCGGTCCGTGAGGTCTCGTTTGACCGGAGCGACAATGATCTCTTAGATATCGCGCCTGATAAGACAGGGAAGGAGAATAGTCATGTGTTTGGCGCTTCCGCTCAAAGTCGTCAAGGTTCTTGA
- a CDS encoding hydrogenase small subunit translates to MDSSINWDDLPKVSGRPLEGITEHTAQDVQQAVREVDQRLNAIDPDGTVSRNFIDRFLAMGLTRRDFIKWSSMMTAALMLPPVFESRVARAAAVSTKLPVVWINLQDCDGNTESLLRTSDPGFASLILDTISLDYNETVMAAAGYQAMDRLNEVIAKHKGQYVAVFEGSLPLGNNGTFYTTGANAETGISLTKRVVAGAKMVMAAGTCAAFGGIPAAQPNPTGAKGIGDGLNIPVVNISGCPANAINLVGTILEVVMFNDNPALDRYGRPLWAYAHRIHDNCERRGHFDAGEYVLNWGDTAAQNEWCLFKMGCKGPYTYNNCPQVRWNQQVSWPIRAGHGCIGCAEPNFWDTMSPFEQPLGAKVYGSALGIGIDASANTVGEVVVGAAVAGIAIHATATWIRDKKSPGWKNPQSKDIPPKPPLNQ, encoded by the coding sequence ATGGATTCATCAATTAATTGGGATGATTTGCCCAAAGTTAGTGGCCGTCCACTGGAAGGTATTACCGAACACACGGCTCAGGATGTCCAACAAGCTGTCCGGGAGGTAGATCAAAGACTTAACGCGATTGATCCTGATGGCACTGTTTCTCGCAATTTTATTGATCGTTTTCTTGCCATGGGTCTAACCCGGAGAGATTTCATCAAATGGAGTTCTATGATGACCGCTGCGTTAATGCTCCCACCCGTATTTGAAAGCCGGGTAGCACGGGCTGCGGCCGTGTCCACAAAGCTTCCGGTGGTGTGGATTAACTTGCAGGATTGTGATGGCAACACCGAGTCTCTTTTGCGAACGTCTGACCCGGGATTTGCATCGTTGATTTTGGACACGATTTCTTTGGACTACAACGAAACCGTGATGGCGGCGGCAGGCTACCAAGCGATGGACCGTCTGAATGAGGTGATTGCTAAACACAAAGGACAATATGTCGCCGTCTTTGAAGGGTCATTGCCCTTAGGAAACAATGGCACCTTCTACACGACTGGGGCCAATGCTGAAACCGGTATCTCTTTGACCAAAAGAGTGGTCGCTGGCGCCAAAATGGTCATGGCCGCAGGAACCTGTGCGGCTTTTGGTGGCATCCCAGCTGCCCAGCCTAACCCGACGGGGGCAAAAGGTATTGGCGACGGGTTAAACATTCCGGTTGTCAATATATCAGGCTGTCCGGCCAATGCGATCAATTTGGTCGGAACCATTTTGGAAGTGGTGATGTTTAACGACAATCCGGCATTAGACCGCTATGGTCGGCCGTTATGGGCTTATGCACACCGCATTCACGACAACTGTGAGAGGCGCGGACATTTTGATGCCGGGGAATATGTGCTGAATTGGGGCGACACCGCAGCACAAAACGAATGGTGCCTGTTCAAGATGGGGTGCAAGGGCCCCTACACCTATAATAACTGTCCGCAAGTGCGTTGGAATCAGCAAGTATCTTGGCCTATTCGCGCGGGACACGGGTGCATTGGTTGCGCCGAACCCAACTTTTGGGACACGATGAGTCCCTTTGAACAACCTCTCGGTGCGAAAGTCTACGGGTCCGCCTTAGGGATCGGGATTGATGCTTCTGCCAACACCGTGGGTGAAGTGGTTGTCGGAGCGGCTGTCGCTGGAATTGCCATTCATGCTACGGCCACGTGGATCCGAGATAAAAAGTCACCTGGTTGGAAAAATCCGCAGTCTAAGGACATCCCACCCAAACCACCTTTGAATCAGTAA
- a CDS encoding nickel-dependent hydrogenase large subunit translates to MMAQLKRFTIDPITRIEGHLRIEVDLDPNNVVKDAYSSSGMFRGIELIMQDRDFHDVGLFAQRICGVCTYTHYRVGTEAVEAALGVQIPTDARIVRNLLHASLFLHDHVVHFYQLHGMDWFDVVAALSADPEKAAAVALKYSPTPYNAGAGTFRAVQERVSALVASGELGPFANGYWGNPSYKLTPEQDLIMLSHYLDALAVQRTLAQAMAVFGGKNPHPQSLVVGGVTSIMDIVDPSRVAEFLGKMQSGAQFIQNAYLPDIRMIADAYIQEAKSGEGYGVPDFMSYGAFPLDNIPWPKGAMLFPSGVFNRNTGMVNDLNADQIKEDVTRAWYQGPNEGVYPGEESTIPDYTGYEADGALNRSGKYSWIKAPRYQGLPMETGPLARLLIGRARKDPLIEKAMTDFERSVPRGFSPDEWYSTVGRTAARAVEADIIASQVGAWVDELAANVGQGQTQTYTAPSNTSGEGFRLLDAPRGALGHWIRIENGRVTHYQAVVPSTWNASPRDHKGQMGPYEASLINTRLAVANQPLEVLRTVHSFDPCIGCAVHIVDSKGAEVARFQVDV, encoded by the coding sequence ATGATGGCTCAGTTAAAACGGTTCACCATTGATCCCATTACCCGTATTGAAGGGCATTTGCGGATTGAAGTGGACTTGGATCCCAATAATGTGGTGAAAGATGCCTACAGTTCATCGGGCATGTTTCGCGGCATCGAACTCATTATGCAAGACCGCGATTTTCATGATGTGGGACTTTTTGCCCAGCGGATTTGCGGTGTCTGTACCTACACCCATTACCGGGTTGGAACCGAAGCCGTCGAGGCGGCCTTAGGTGTTCAAATTCCCACCGATGCCCGGATTGTACGGAACTTGTTGCACGCATCATTGTTTTTGCATGATCACGTCGTTCACTTTTATCAATTGCATGGGATGGATTGGTTTGATGTGGTGGCGGCCTTAAGTGCTGATCCGGAAAAAGCCGCTGCCGTGGCGTTGAAATATTCTCCCACACCGTATAACGCTGGTGCCGGTACGTTCCGCGCCGTCCAGGAACGAGTCTCGGCGTTAGTGGCTTCCGGAGAGTTAGGCCCCTTCGCCAATGGATATTGGGGGAACCCTTCGTATAAGTTGACACCTGAACAGGATTTAATCATGCTTTCGCATTATCTCGACGCTTTAGCGGTACAGCGAACCCTCGCCCAGGCTATGGCAGTTTTCGGTGGAAAAAATCCGCATCCGCAGTCATTGGTGGTAGGTGGCGTGACCTCCATTATGGATATTGTGGATCCGTCCCGGGTTGCAGAGTTCTTGGGCAAAATGCAAAGTGGTGCCCAGTTTATTCAAAATGCTTATCTCCCCGATATCCGCATGATTGCGGATGCGTATATCCAGGAAGCGAAATCGGGTGAAGGCTATGGTGTGCCGGATTTCATGTCCTATGGGGCTTTTCCTTTAGACAATATTCCGTGGCCTAAAGGGGCGATGCTATTTCCCTCAGGAGTCTTCAACCGCAATACCGGCATGGTTAACGATCTGAATGCGGATCAAATTAAAGAAGATGTGACCCGAGCCTGGTATCAAGGACCCAATGAGGGCGTGTATCCTGGCGAGGAATCGACGATTCCGGATTATACCGGATACGAAGCGGATGGTGCCTTGAACCGAAGTGGGAAGTATAGCTGGATTAAGGCGCCACGTTATCAAGGACTTCCCATGGAAACGGGACCGTTAGCGAGACTGTTAATTGGGCGTGCCCGAAAAGATCCCCTAATTGAAAAGGCTATGACAGATTTTGAACGGTCAGTGCCCCGAGGTTTTAGCCCTGACGAGTGGTATTCCACAGTAGGGCGTACAGCTGCCCGAGCTGTGGAAGCGGACATCATTGCCTCGCAGGTAGGGGCTTGGGTGGATGAACTGGCGGCAAATGTTGGACAAGGACAAACCCAAACCTACACCGCGCCCTCCAATACTTCTGGGGAAGGGTTTCGTCTCTTGGATGCGCCCCGTGGTGCCTTAGGACATTGGATCCGCATTGAGAATGGCCGGGTCACCCATTATCAAGCGGTGGTTCCCAGTACATGGAATGCCAGCCCTCGTGACCACAAGGGCCAAATGGGGCCGTATGAAGCATCATTAATCAATACCCGCCTTGCCGTCGCCAATCAACCTTTGGAGGTACTGCGCACTGTGCACTCGTTTGATCCCTGTATTGGATGTGCTGTGCATATTGTCGACAGCAAAGGCGCAGAAGTAGCCCGGTTTCAGGTCGATGTGTAA